Proteins from a genomic interval of Lelliottia amnigena:
- the argD gene encoding bifunctional N-succinyldiaminopimelate-aminotransferase/acetylornithine transaminase, with amino-acid sequence MATEQSAITRATFDEVILPIYAPAEFIPVKGKGSRVWDQQGKEYVDFAGGIAVTALGHCHPALVEALKTQGETLWHTSNVFTNEPALRLGRKIIDATFAERVLFMNSGTEANETAFKLARYYASTRHSPYKSKIIAFHNAFHGRSLFTVSVGGQPKYSDGFGPKPADIVHVPFNDLHAVKAVMDDHTCAIVVEPIQGEGGVMAATPEFLKGLRELCDEHQALLVFDEVQSGMGRTGSLFAYMHYGVTPDILTSAKALGGGFPVSAVLTTQEIASAFHVGSHGSTYGGNPLACAIAGAAFDIINTPDVLNGVSTKREQFVKHLQQIDAQYDVFSDIRGMGLLVGAELKPQYQGRARDFLHAAAHEGVMVLNAGPDVMRFAPSLVVEAQDIDDGMARFAAAVGKIVKG; translated from the coding sequence ATGGCAACTGAACAATCTGCAATTACGCGCGCAACTTTCGATGAAGTGATCCTGCCGATTTATGCACCGGCTGAGTTTATCCCGGTAAAAGGGAAAGGCAGTCGCGTGTGGGATCAGCAGGGCAAAGAGTACGTTGATTTTGCGGGTGGTATTGCAGTGACGGCGCTGGGGCATTGCCATCCTGCTCTGGTCGAGGCGTTAAAAACGCAGGGCGAAACCCTGTGGCACACCAGCAACGTATTCACCAATGAACCCGCGCTGCGTCTGGGGCGCAAAATCATCGACGCCACGTTTGCCGAGCGCGTTCTTTTCATGAACTCAGGCACCGAAGCTAACGAAACCGCGTTCAAGCTGGCGCGTTATTACGCCTCAACGCGTCACAGCCCGTACAAATCCAAAATTATTGCCTTCCATAACGCCTTCCACGGGCGGTCGCTGTTTACGGTTTCCGTCGGCGGACAGCCGAAGTATTCCGATGGTTTTGGCCCAAAACCTGCCGATATCGTTCATGTGCCGTTTAACGATCTTCACGCCGTAAAAGCGGTGATGGACGATCACACCTGCGCGATTGTGGTTGAGCCGATTCAGGGTGAAGGCGGTGTAATGGCGGCGACGCCAGAGTTCCTGAAAGGCCTGCGTGAACTGTGCGACGAACATCAGGCGCTGCTGGTGTTTGATGAAGTGCAGAGCGGTATGGGGCGTACCGGCTCCCTGTTTGCCTACATGCATTACGGCGTGACGCCGGACATTCTGACAAGCGCCAAAGCGCTCGGGGGCGGCTTCCCGGTCAGTGCTGTGCTGACAACCCAGGAGATCGCGTCGGCATTCCATGTGGGATCTCATGGGTCGACCTACGGCGGGAATCCGCTGGCTTGTGCTATCGCGGGTGCGGCGTTTGATATTATCAATACGCCAGACGTGCTGAACGGTGTGAGTACGAAACGCGAACAGTTTGTGAAACATCTTCAGCAGATTGATGCCCAGTACGATGTGTTCAGCGATATTCGTGGAATGGGACTGCTGGTTGGTGCAGAACTGAAGCCACAATACCAGGGCCGCGCGCGTGATTTCCTCCATGCTGCCGCGCACGAAGGGGTGATGGTGCTGAATGCTGGACCGGACGTGATGCGCTTTGCACCGTCGCTGGTGGTTGAAGCACAGGATATCGACGACGGTATGGCGCGCTTTGCCGCAGCGGTAGGGAAAATCGTTAAGGGTTAA
- the pabA gene encoding para-aminobenzoate synthase component II, producing MILLIDNYDSFTWNLYQYFCELGAEVVVRRNDDITLGDINALAPQKIVISPGPCTPSESGISLDVIRDFAGKLPILGVCLGHQAIGQVFGATIVRAAKVMHGKTSPVTHTGTGVFLGLNNPLTVTRYHSLVIDPPTLPDCFEVTAWSDTQEIMGIRHREWDLEGVQFHPESILSEQGHQLLANFLHR from the coding sequence ATGATTCTGCTGATTGATAATTACGATTCATTTACCTGGAACCTGTACCAGTACTTTTGTGAACTGGGTGCTGAGGTGGTTGTCCGGCGCAATGATGACATCACGCTGGGAGATATCAACGCGCTGGCACCGCAGAAAATTGTCATTTCACCAGGGCCTTGTACCCCTTCTGAATCGGGTATTTCGCTGGATGTGATCCGCGATTTTGCTGGCAAACTGCCGATTCTGGGCGTCTGCCTGGGGCATCAGGCGATCGGCCAGGTCTTTGGCGCGACCATCGTTCGTGCCGCAAAAGTGATGCACGGCAAAACGTCTCCGGTGACGCATACCGGAACCGGCGTGTTTCTCGGTCTGAACAATCCGCTCACGGTGACGCGCTATCATTCGCTGGTGATTGACCCGCCCACGCTGCCCGATTGCTTTGAGGTGACGGCCTGGAGCGACACTCAGGAGATCATGGGCATTCGTCATCGCGAATGGGATCTCGAAGGCGTGCAGTTCCATCCGGAAAGTATCCTGAGCGAACAGGGGCATCAACTGCTGGCTAATTTCCTCCATCGTTGA
- the fic_2 gene encoding cell filamentation protein Fic, with product MSDKIGDDRDPYLYPGLNVMRNKLNIRQADRLAQASYELTALRAATLPLGPPARGLPHLCAIHRHLYQDIFDWAGDIREVDIYQGDTRFCHFAYIEKEGNGLMQDLEEEGYLVGLEKSEFIARLSHYYCEINVLHPFRIGNGIAQRVFFEQLAIHAGYQLSWRDIEPDYWSAANQSGAMGDLTDLTTIFAKVVSEARETE from the coding sequence ATGAGCGATAAAATCGGTGACGATCGCGATCCGTACCTCTATCCCGGCCTGAACGTGATGCGCAATAAGCTCAATATTCGTCAGGCGGATCGCCTTGCGCAGGCTTCATATGAACTCACGGCATTGCGTGCCGCAACCTTACCGCTTGGGCCGCCCGCACGCGGTTTGCCGCACCTGTGCGCCATTCATCGCCATCTTTATCAGGATATTTTCGACTGGGCAGGTGATATCCGTGAAGTCGATATTTATCAGGGCGATACGCGATTCTGCCATTTCGCCTATATCGAAAAAGAAGGCAACGGCCTGATGCAGGATCTTGAGGAAGAGGGCTATCTTGTCGGACTCGAGAAAAGTGAGTTTATCGCCCGCCTCAGCCATTACTATTGCGAAATCAACGTCCTGCATCCGTTCCGGATTGGTAACGGGATCGCGCAACGCGTCTTTTTCGAGCAACTGGCCATTCACGCGGGTTATCAACTGAGCTGGCGGGATATTGAACCTGATTATTGGTCTGCCGCCAATCAGAGCGGGGCTATGGGGGATTTAACCGACCTGACAACCATCTTCGCCAAAGTTGTGAGCGAAGCGCGGGAAACTGAGTAG
- the yhfG gene encoding protein YhfG, with product MKKLTDRQKSRLWEQQRNVNFQASRRLEGVDSPLVTLNAADAQHRLEELRRHYER from the coding sequence GTGAAAAAACTCACCGACAGGCAAAAATCCCGTCTCTGGGAACAGCAGCGCAACGTTAACTTTCAGGCCAGTCGGCGTCTGGAAGGCGTCGACAGCCCGCTCGTCACGCTAAATGCAGCAGACGCTCAACACCGTCTTGAGGAACTCAGGAGGCACTATGAGCGATAA
- the ppiA gene encoding peptidyl-prolyl cis-trans isomerase A produces the protein MLKSTLAAVAAVFALSAVSPAVLAAKGDPHVLLTTSAGNIELELNSQKAPVSVKNFLDYVNNGFYNNTTFHRVIPGFMLQGGGFNEQMQQKQPNAPIKNEADNGLRNTRGTISMARTADKDSATSQFFLNVADNAFLDHGQRDFGYAVFGKVVKGMDVADKISQVQTHDVGPYQNVPTKPVVILSAKVLP, from the coding sequence ATGCTCAAATCAACTCTGGCGGCTGTCGCGGCTGTGTTTGCCCTCTCTGCTGTTTCTCCTGCTGTTCTGGCAGCGAAAGGCGATCCCCATGTCTTGCTGACAACGTCTGCCGGAAATATTGAGCTGGAACTGAATAGCCAGAAAGCTCCGGTATCGGTGAAAAACTTCCTCGATTACGTGAACAATGGTTTCTATAACAACACCACGTTTCACCGCGTGATCCCGGGGTTCATGCTCCAGGGCGGCGGTTTTAACGAGCAAATGCAGCAAAAGCAGCCGAATGCGCCAATCAAAAACGAAGCCGACAACGGTCTGCGTAACACGCGCGGCACCATTTCGATGGCTCGTACAGCGGATAAAGACAGCGCCACCAGCCAGTTCTTCCTGAACGTTGCGGATAACGCTTTCCTCGATCACGGCCAGCGCGACTTCGGATACGCGGTGTTTGGTAAAGTTGTGAAAGGTATGGATGTGGCTGATAAGATCTCGCAGGTACAGACGCATGACGTCGGTCCTTACCAGAATGTACCGACAAAACCGGTTGTTATTCTGTCCGCAAAAGTTCTGCCGTAA
- the tsgA gene encoding major facilitator superfamily protein, whose protein sequence is MTNSNRIKLTWISFFSYALTGALVIVTGMVMGDIANYFQLPVSSMSNTFTFLNAGILISIFLNAWLMEIVPLKTQLRFGFVLMVAAVAGLMVSHSIALFSASMFVLGLVSGITMSIGTFLITHMYEGRQRGARLLFTDSFFSMAGMIFPMVAAVLLARSIEWYWVYACIGLVYVAIFVLTFGCEFPVLGQKADQSEQPAAKEKWGIGVLFLSVAALCYILGQLGFISWVPEYAKGLGMSLNDAGKLVSDFWMSYMFGMWAFSFILRFFDLQRILTVLAGLATVLMYLFINGAPEHMAWFILTLGFFSSAIYTSIITLGSLQTKVASPKLVNFVLTCGTIGTMLTFVVTGPIVAHSGPLAALQTANGLYAVVFVMCLILGFVTRHRQHNTAAASH, encoded by the coding sequence ATGACTAACAGCAATCGCATTAAGCTCACATGGATCAGCTTCTTCTCGTACGCCCTGACCGGCGCACTGGTGATCGTCACCGGAATGGTGATGGGTGATATCGCCAACTATTTCCAGCTCCCCGTTTCCAGCATGAGCAACACCTTTACCTTCCTTAACGCCGGTATTCTGATCTCCATTTTCCTGAATGCCTGGCTGATGGAAATCGTGCCGCTGAAAACGCAGCTGCGCTTCGGCTTTGTCCTGATGGTCGCGGCCGTAGCGGGACTGATGGTCAGCCACAGTATCGCGCTGTTCTCCGCCTCAATGTTTGTGTTGGGCCTGGTCAGCGGGATCACCATGTCCATCGGTACGTTCCTGATTACCCACATGTATGAAGGCCGTCAGCGCGGCGCACGCCTGCTGTTCACCGACTCCTTCTTCAGCATGGCGGGGATGATTTTCCCTATGGTGGCCGCCGTTCTGCTGGCTCGCAGCATCGAGTGGTATTGGGTGTACGCCTGTATCGGCCTGGTCTACGTGGCTATTTTTGTGCTGACCTTTGGCTGTGAATTCCCGGTTCTGGGTCAAAAAGCGGATCAGAGCGAGCAGCCTGCCGCAAAAGAAAAATGGGGGATCGGCGTACTGTTTCTGTCCGTTGCGGCGCTGTGCTATATCCTCGGCCAGTTGGGCTTTATCTCCTGGGTTCCGGAATACGCGAAAGGCCTGGGCATGAGCCTCAACGACGCGGGCAAACTGGTGAGCGATTTCTGGATGTCTTACATGTTCGGCATGTGGGCATTTAGCTTCATTCTGCGTTTCTTCGATTTGCAGCGCATTTTGACGGTGCTGGCGGGTCTGGCAACCGTGCTGATGTATCTGTTTATCAACGGTGCGCCGGAGCATATGGCGTGGTTTATTCTGACGCTCGGTTTCTTCTCCAGCGCGATTTACACCTCAATCATCACCCTCGGCTCACTGCAAACCAAAGTGGCGTCACCTAAGCTTGTGAACTTTGTTCTGACCTGCGGGACCATTGGCACCATGTTGACCTTCGTGGTCACAGGGCCGATTGTGGCACACAGCGGCCCGCTGGCGGCGCTGCAAACGGCTAACGGTCTGTATGCCGTGGTGTTTGTCATGTGTCTGATTCTGGGCTTTGTAACCCGCCACCGTCAGCACAACACGGCAGCGGCTTCGCACTAA
- the codA gene encoding cytosine deaminase has product MSTSPLWLVQNVRLPQQEGLWQIAIQNGRFGEITPIGDAPDESHEVLNARGGLAIPPFIEPHIHLDTTQTAGEPSWNQSGTLFEGIERWAERKAFLSHDDVKARAWKTLKWQMANGIQFVRTHVDVSDPTLTALKAMLEVKQEVAPWITLQIVAFPQEGILSYPNGAALLEEALQLGADVVGAIPHFEFTREYGVQSLHIAFELAKKYDRPLDIHCDEIDDEQSRFVETVATLAYEAGIGSRVTASHTTAMHSYNGAYTSRLFHLLKMSGINFVANPLVNIHLQGRFDDYPKRRGITRVKELQEAGINVCFGHDDVFDPWYPLGTGNMLQVLHMGLHVCQMMGYPQIDSGLDLITHNSARTFGLTDYGIKTGNPANLIILPAESGFDAVRCQVPVRWSIRQGRVIATTQLAQTWIQTDSGGEEVSFTNNSPFAERKGA; this is encoded by the coding sequence ATGTCTACATCACCGCTTTGGCTGGTTCAGAACGTTCGGTTACCGCAGCAAGAAGGGCTATGGCAAATTGCCATTCAGAATGGCCGTTTTGGCGAAATTACCCCAATAGGTGATGCGCCCGATGAAAGCCACGAAGTCCTCAACGCCCGTGGTGGCCTGGCGATTCCGCCGTTTATTGAACCGCATATTCATCTCGATACCACCCAGACGGCCGGAGAGCCGAGCTGGAACCAGTCTGGAACCCTGTTCGAGGGCATCGAACGTTGGGCGGAACGTAAAGCGTTCCTCAGCCATGACGATGTCAAAGCGCGTGCGTGGAAGACGTTGAAATGGCAAATGGCTAACGGCATTCAGTTTGTTCGCACCCACGTTGACGTCTCTGACCCTACGCTCACGGCGCTAAAAGCGATGCTGGAAGTGAAGCAGGAAGTTGCGCCGTGGATCACCCTGCAAATCGTCGCTTTCCCGCAGGAGGGGATTCTATCCTATCCCAACGGTGCGGCGCTGCTTGAAGAAGCGTTACAGCTCGGCGCTGACGTGGTCGGCGCCATCCCGCATTTTGAATTCACGCGCGAATATGGCGTGCAGTCGCTGCACATCGCGTTTGAACTGGCAAAAAAATACGATCGTCCGCTGGATATTCACTGCGACGAAATCGACGATGAACAGTCTCGTTTCGTTGAAACGGTTGCCACGCTGGCGTATGAGGCCGGGATTGGATCGCGTGTCACCGCCAGCCACACCACCGCAATGCACTCCTACAACGGGGCATACACCTCGCGGCTGTTCCACTTGCTGAAAATGTCTGGCATTAACTTTGTCGCTAACCCGCTGGTCAACATTCATTTGCAGGGGCGATTTGACGATTACCCGAAACGTCGCGGAATTACCCGCGTTAAAGAGCTTCAGGAAGCGGGTATCAACGTCTGCTTCGGTCATGACGACGTTTTCGATCCGTGGTATCCGCTGGGGACGGGCAATATGCTGCAAGTGCTGCACATGGGGCTACACGTCTGTCAGATGATGGGTTATCCGCAAATCGACAGCGGCCTCGATTTGATTACCCACAACAGCGCACGCACGTTTGGGCTGACGGATTACGGTATTAAGACGGGCAACCCGGCGAATCTGATCATTTTGCCTGCGGAAAGTGGTTTTGATGCGGTGCGCTGTCAGGTGCCGGTGCGCTGGTCGATTCGTCAGGGTAGAGTGATTGCGACGACGCAACTGGCGCAAACGTGGATTCAAACGGATAGCGGGGGTGAAGAGGTGAGCTTTACGAATAACAGCCCCTTCGCTGAGCGCAAAGGGGCGTAA